Proteins co-encoded in one Ignavibacteria bacterium genomic window:
- a CDS encoding T9SS type A sorting domain-containing protein — protein MKKTFLSLVLLAVCLLAAYQNSYAQKGHKDPQYLQVVTAEKPLIIDGKLDETDWQRRFDYLVFGRNAKPGDVEYTVTGSAIVDTGYIDTTFCQVKFLHRGLDLYISLKSNDNSISRRTTGWEGDGLFMKIKDTKGASQEYKLYYNLPGKKDSIHVETPASYPNSAQGAGIAKGIVNQISPPDSGYTAEMVIHLDSLGYKDPYGDILVLVNIFDPNGFTDSVTTGTYFKSWWGSEWGVGMGGNDPKEWRILRLSDPPLKDAVKTETAITLDGKLDEAFWAMADSVVIAEGSNSSTGGFYMQWSDTNNVYRPKTTSVVKFAHNGTDLYVGVTSDDKSVTRWSPGWEADGMFLWMTNKGEIPAPAGRMEIKNMYFKDSIGAHTEFQTSTTVPNGGAEGVSFEPVGTITDSETGGPDKGYSLETVIHTDMFGYAEGDTVMLSICMWDMQYSDKVAYSKDTSDYAPHWWGSQWVDNTFEKFYMYRSVVLKGQTAGVQNNSIGPKVYALLQNYPNPFNPSTTIRYSIPVDATVTLKVFDVIGREVALLVDSEVKAGVHTVQFDASRLSSGLYFYQINANGFVQAKKMMLIR, from the coding sequence ATGAAGAAGACCTTTCTATCTTTAGTGCTGCTCGCAGTGTGTCTTTTGGCAGCATACCAGAATTCTTATGCCCAGAAAGGGCATAAAGATCCACAGTACCTGCAGGTCGTTACGGCAGAAAAACCCCTCATAATCGACGGCAAACTGGATGAAACGGACTGGCAGAGGAGGTTCGACTATCTCGTTTTCGGAAGGAACGCCAAGCCGGGTGACGTCGAATATACAGTAACAGGAAGCGCTATCGTAGACACGGGGTATATCGATACTACTTTCTGCCAGGTGAAATTCCTCCACAGGGGACTCGACCTTTATATCTCCCTGAAATCAAACGATAACTCCATATCAAGAAGAACAACAGGCTGGGAAGGCGACGGCCTGTTTATGAAGATCAAGGACACAAAAGGCGCCAGCCAGGAATACAAGCTCTACTATAACCTCCCCGGCAAAAAGGATTCAATACACGTTGAAACCCCGGCATCGTATCCTAACTCAGCACAGGGAGCAGGTATTGCTAAGGGAATCGTAAACCAGATCAGTCCCCCGGATTCGGGCTACACGGCTGAAATGGTTATCCACCTGGATTCCCTCGGATACAAGGACCCTTATGGCGACATACTTGTTCTTGTCAACATCTTCGACCCGAACGGATTTACAGACAGCGTTACTACCGGCACATACTTTAAGAGCTGGTGGGGAAGCGAGTGGGGTGTAGGCATGGGAGGCAACGACCCCAAGGAGTGGAGGATCTTAAGGCTCTCGGACCCGCCTCTTAAAGACGCAGTTAAGACTGAAACCGCAATAACGCTGGACGGAAAGCTGGACGAGGCGTTCTGGGCAATGGCCGATTCAGTTGTAATTGCCGAAGGGAGCAATTCCTCTACGGGCGGCTTCTATATGCAGTGGTCCGATACAAACAATGTCTACAGGCCTAAGACAACTTCTGTTGTTAAATTTGCCCATAATGGAACGGACCTTTACGTGGGCGTCACCTCCGACGACAAGTCCGTAACCAGATGGTCCCCAGGCTGGGAAGCTGACGGCATGTTCCTCTGGATGACTAATAAGGGAGAAATCCCGGCCCCTGCGGGAAGAATGGAAATAAAAAACATGTACTTCAAAGACAGTATCGGTGCCCATACGGAATTCCAAACCAGTACGACCGTCCCAAACGGCGGAGCTGAAGGAGTGTCATTTGAACCTGTAGGTACAATTACAGATTCTGAAACAGGAGGACCCGATAAAGGCTACTCTCTTGAAACCGTTATCCATACCGATATGTTCGGTTACGCCGAGGGCGACACGGTTATGCTAAGTATATGCATGTGGGATATGCAGTACTCCGACAAGGTGGCATATTCAAAGGATACCTCCGACTATGCCCCGCACTGGTGGGGTAGTCAGTGGGTGGATAATACTTTTGAAAAGTTCTATATGTACCGCAGCGTGGTGCTGAAAGGACAGACGGCCGGGGTTCAGAATAACAGCATCGGACCCAAAGTTTATGCGCTCCTGCAGAACTATCCTAATCCTTTTAACCCGTCAACTACAATCAGGTATTCAATCCCTGTTGACGCCACGGTTACTCTGAAAGTCTTTGACGTTATCGGCCGTGAAGTTGCCCTCCTGGTGGATTCTGAGGTGAAGGCCGGCGTGCACACCGTGCAGTTTGATGCCTCCAGGCTCTCAAGCGGACTCTATTTCTACCAGATAAATGCAAACGGCTTTGTTCAGGCTAAAAAGATGATGCTGATTAGATAG
- a CDS encoding AraC family transcriptional regulator, which translates to MENMLKMKADELIDPAAEIHYAFHRNLKDITVPHYHDFYEIFIITKGSVIHKINGQRERLTEGTLVFIRPEDRHYYEKSESEVCELLNLAFPKKAVSELFSYLGKGFMPERLLLAEKPPYVLLSGAEKNFVVEKLEQLNVIPRKNKEEIKTRLRVLLLEIFTRYFPLEKAEEKSSVPQWLRGLCTIMQEKENFIKGLPVLQELSHRSPEHLCRVFKKYLNTTPTEFINDLRLNYAANVLSSTDLEIIDVSARAGFENLSHFYHLFKERYSVSPGEFRKLHKKSMIPS; encoded by the coding sequence ATGGAAAATATGCTCAAAATGAAGGCGGATGAACTGATAGATCCTGCTGCTGAGATTCACTATGCGTTTCACAGGAACCTGAAGGATATTACCGTTCCTCACTACCACGACTTTTACGAAATTTTTATAATTACAAAGGGAAGTGTAATTCATAAGATTAATGGCCAAAGGGAACGTCTTACTGAAGGCACTCTTGTTTTTATCCGTCCTGAAGACCGGCATTACTATGAAAAAAGTGAAAGTGAGGTCTGTGAACTCTTAAACCTGGCTTTCCCAAAGAAAGCTGTCAGTGAGCTCTTCAGCTACCTGGGTAAAGGCTTTATGCCTGAAAGGCTCCTTTTGGCTGAAAAGCCTCCTTATGTTTTACTCTCCGGGGCCGAGAAAAACTTTGTTGTTGAAAAGCTGGAGCAGCTTAACGTTATTCCAAGAAAGAATAAGGAGGAGATAAAAACACGCCTTAGAGTACTTCTCCTTGAAATTTTTACAAGATATTTTCCCCTTGAGAAAGCAGAAGAAAAAAGCTCTGTGCCCCAGTGGCTAAGAGGCCTGTGCACTATAATGCAGGAAAAGGAAAATTTCATTAAGGGGCTTCCCGTGCTGCAGGAATTATCCCATAGGTCGCCTGAACACTTGTGCCGTGTTTTCAAAAAGTACCTTAACACTACTCCCACTGAATTTATAAATGACCTCAGGCTTAACTATGCCGCAAACGTCCTTTCCAGCACCGATCTTGAAATAATTGACGTCTCTGCACGCGCGGGCTTTGAGAACTTAAGCCACTTTTATCACCTCTTTAAAGAAAGGTATAGCGTGTCGCCCGGAGAGTTTAGAAAGCTTCATAAGAAAAGCATGATCCCTTCCTGA
- a CDS encoding Gfo/Idh/MocA family oxidoreductase — MKKVKLGIIGCGIAARELHLPALEKLKDRFEITMLCNHTEQKAKDLSGSLGNVPYVLDYRDLLKSSSVEAVDIALPIHLNYMVTKDALLSGRHVIVEKPVTANLTEGKKILSLSKSSERVMLVAENFRYRKVFLRAKELIKKGKIGKPYAATWDLFNQVTLQSKYARTKWRQHPRYPGGFMNDAGVHNIAALRMLFGDFTSISAFTKSINPKIGRPDTMSIQFETRTGISGVFNIFFSVDGYWENKLLIFGSKGSIIIQENKLTLKRNGEDDFVEDLEDDNGYVAEFMDFYNAIMKKREVLSTPLEGYKDLEVIINALKSADSKRKINL, encoded by the coding sequence ATGAAAAAAGTAAAACTTGGCATCATAGGCTGCGGCATTGCGGCAAGGGAACTGCACCTGCCGGCACTCGAAAAGCTGAAAGACAGGTTCGAAATAACCATGCTCTGCAACCATACAGAGCAGAAGGCAAAGGACTTATCAGGCAGCCTTGGTAACGTTCCTTATGTGCTGGACTACCGTGACCTCTTAAAAAGCAGCAGCGTTGAAGCCGTGGATATTGCGCTTCCAATCCACTTAAATTACATGGTTACAAAAGATGCACTTCTATCAGGCCGCCACGTAATTGTGGAAAAACCGGTAACGGCAAATCTTACCGAGGGGAAGAAAATTCTTTCTTTATCAAAATCTTCAGAGCGCGTAATGCTGGTAGCCGAAAATTTCCGGTACCGCAAGGTTTTTTTGAGGGCTAAAGAGCTCATAAAAAAAGGAAAGATCGGAAAGCCGTATGCCGCAACGTGGGACCTGTTTAACCAGGTGACTCTTCAAAGTAAATATGCCAGAACAAAGTGGCGGCAGCATCCTCGGTACCCGGGTGGCTTTATGAATGACGCCGGTGTCCACAACATAGCAGCCTTAAGAATGCTCTTTGGTGATTTTACTTCAATTAGCGCATTTACAAAAAGCATAAATCCTAAGATTGGCCGGCCCGATACTATGAGCATTCAGTTTGAAACCCGCACGGGCATAAGCGGTGTGTTTAATATCTTCTTCTCGGTTGACGGATACTGGGAAAATAAGCTTCTCATATTCGGCAGCAAAGGAAGCATTATTATACAGGAAAATAAGCTCACGCTTAAAAGAAACGGAGAAGACGACTTCGTTGAGGACCTTGAAGACGATAACGGCTATGTCGCGGAGTTTATGGACTTCTATAACGCCATTATGAAAAAGAGGGAAGTCTTAAGCACTCCTCTTGAAGGCTACAAGGACCTCGAAGTAATTATTAACGCCTTAAAATCGGCTGACAGTAAAAGAAAAATTAACCTCTGA
- a CDS encoding LacI family transcriptional regulator: MTVTIKELAGRARVSTATVSRALNNDPKVRPETRDLILNLASQLEYKPNILARNFVKKKTNIIGIVLPEAVDGFFTEFIRGIDEVACASSYNTMIADTHKERTIIESIISFSARGVVDGIVIMAPSLTERLKEALFRCEIPVVIINGKSELDQYDSVGIDNFQGAYSITDYLVRTLGYRKIAHITGPSLNNDAVERKNGYLSALKENGLTVNENWIINGDFTVKSGENACLRLLSLPDKPEAIFAANDMSAIGCYKAIESFGLRIPDDIGIAGYDDVFVSQFLSPRLTTVHVPIQELGRTSAILLIQRIKETKRNQEDPVKRTHIKISTGVVVGKSCKFHDWKKF; the protein is encoded by the coding sequence ATGACAGTTACTATCAAGGAATTGGCCGGACGTGCCAGGGTCTCTACGGCAACAGTCTCCCGGGCGCTTAACAATGACCCTAAGGTTAGACCAGAAACCCGTGACCTGATACTTAACCTTGCCAGCCAGCTAGAATACAAACCGAATATTCTTGCCCGGAATTTTGTAAAAAAGAAAACCAATATTATAGGAATCGTCCTTCCTGAGGCTGTAGACGGATTCTTTACCGAGTTTATCCGCGGAATTGACGAGGTGGCCTGCGCCTCGTCCTATAACACAATGATTGCAGATACACACAAGGAACGCACAATCATTGAATCTATAATCAGCTTCTCGGCAAGGGGAGTGGTCGACGGAATTGTAATCATGGCCCCTTCTTTAACCGAACGCCTTAAAGAGGCACTCTTCAGGTGCGAAATACCGGTCGTGATAATAAACGGAAAAAGTGAACTGGATCAATATGACTCTGTCGGTATAGACAATTTCCAGGGGGCTTATTCAATTACAGACTACCTTGTAAGAACATTGGGCTACAGAAAAATTGCCCACATTACAGGACCCTCCTTAAATAATGACGCTGTTGAAAGGAAAAACGGCTACTTAAGTGCGCTTAAAGAGAACGGCCTGACTGTAAACGAGAACTGGATAATTAACGGCGATTTTACGGTTAAAAGCGGCGAGAATGCCTGCCTGAGGCTCCTTAGCCTTCCGGATAAACCCGAGGCCATCTTTGCCGCAAACGATATGTCTGCAATCGGGTGCTATAAGGCCATTGAGTCCTTCGGCCTCAGAATCCCGGATGACATTGGCATTGCGGGCTACGACGACGTTTTTGTCAGCCAATTCCTGTCTCCCAGACTTACTACTGTCCACGTCCCCATTCAGGAACTGGGAAGAACCTCTGCAATTCTCCTGATTCAAAGAATAAAAGAAACAAAAAGAAATCAGGAAGACCCCGTTAAAAGAACACATATTAAAATATCTACCGGCGTTGTGGTCGGTAAGTCCTGCAAATTTCATGACTGGAAGAAATTTTAA
- a CDS encoding SMP-30/gluconolactonase/LRE family protein, translating into MQLKSLLFLLICLIASYSANAQEKGNVFPPGASLEKVFGDGFFTEGPAESPDGSIYFSDLTFTSESRMQAGYIWKFDPRTGKTHLFRSPSGMANGIRFNNEGNMIVAQSADFGLRCITETDMKTGKSRIIAGLFNNKPYNSPNDLSIDKKGRIYFTDPRYTGHEKVEQPVMGVYRLDTDGKVSLIISDLPMPNGIAVSPDEKTLYVGCYDEGSEADSVNKVSRSPLMEILAYNLKEDGSAQLKKVLIKLPAEGGPDGIRLDEKGNIFAAIRNEASPSVKVFSSEGLEIASLPVPEVPSNLTFSRNGYLYITAGKSLYRIKTLNRGYFTK; encoded by the coding sequence ATGCAATTAAAGTCTCTTCTTTTCTTACTTATATGCCTTATTGCTTCTTATTCTGCAAACGCGCAGGAAAAAGGGAACGTTTTCCCTCCGGGAGCAAGTCTCGAAAAAGTATTCGGTGACGGCTTTTTTACCGAAGGCCCTGCAGAAAGCCCCGATGGATCGATATACTTCAGCGATCTAACCTTTACCTCCGAAAGCCGGATGCAGGCGGGATATATCTGGAAGTTTGACCCCCGGACGGGGAAGACCCATCTTTTCCGCTCCCCGAGCGGAATGGCTAACGGGATCAGATTTAATAATGAGGGCAATATGATTGTAGCCCAAAGCGCCGACTTTGGCTTAAGATGCATAACTGAAACTGACATGAAAACAGGCAAAAGCCGCATAATAGCAGGGCTTTTTAATAACAAACCTTATAACTCGCCTAATGACCTTTCAATAGATAAAAAGGGAAGGATATACTTTACAGACCCCAGGTATACGGGGCACGAAAAAGTTGAGCAGCCTGTTATGGGTGTCTACCGCCTGGACACAGACGGAAAAGTAAGCCTCATTATAAGTGACCTCCCGATGCCTAACGGCATTGCAGTCTCACCTGATGAGAAGACTTTGTACGTCGGGTGCTATGATGAGGGAAGTGAAGCTGATTCAGTAAATAAAGTTTCAAGATCCCCGCTGATGGAGATCCTTGCCTATAATCTGAAGGAGGACGGGAGCGCACAATTAAAAAAAGTTCTAATTAAGCTTCCTGCAGAAGGCGGGCCTGACGGCATCAGGCTTGACGAAAAGGGAAACATATTTGCCGCAATTAGAAATGAGGCTTCGCCATCGGTTAAAGTGTTTTCTTCAGAAGGACTTGAAATTGCGTCTTTGCCCGTGCCTGAAGTGCCCAGCAATCTTACTTTCAGCAGAAATGGCTACCTTTATATTACGGCAGGAAAAAGCCTCTACAGGATAAAAACATTAAACAGGGGATACTTTACAAAATAA
- a CDS encoding sugar ABC transporter substrate-binding protein, whose translation MKFTVKILLICLSFLSMSCRQQAERKVTITFWAMGAEGETVQKLVPAFENLNPGIHVKIQMIPWTTAQEKLITAYASGNTPDGCQLGNTWVPQFEALNSLENLDKWIKSSNVIQKDKYFPGIWDTNVLRGSTFGIPWYIDTRLLFYRTDILALAGYKNPPKTWAELYDVSKKIKALAGESGRFAIYLPTSNEWAPFIIFGLQNGSDILKDNGRYGDFSNIKFREAFEYLIKFHKEGLSPVGISQVTNVYQAFRDGYFAMYISGPWNIREFEKWMTGPLKDKWMTAALPSPTGNKPGLSLAGGSSLVIFKESPHKKEVWKFFEYLSSTQVQLRFYKEINDLPALKEAWHDSSITGNKYMKAFFIQFQNVVATPKVPEWEEIVFSKVQQYAELAARNVMPESQALKALDHDVDNILEKRRWLLSR comes from the coding sequence GTGAAGTTTACAGTTAAAATCCTTCTGATCTGCCTTTCCTTTTTGTCTATGTCCTGCAGGCAGCAGGCCGAAAGAAAAGTAACAATTACTTTCTGGGCCATGGGGGCCGAAGGGGAAACCGTGCAGAAGCTCGTTCCGGCTTTTGAAAACCTGAACCCCGGAATTCACGTCAAAATTCAGATGATCCCATGGACAACTGCTCAGGAAAAACTGATAACAGCATACGCAAGCGGAAATACACCTGACGGCTGCCAGCTTGGCAATACCTGGGTTCCACAGTTCGAAGCCTTAAACTCACTGGAAAACCTGGACAAATGGATTAAATCTTCCAATGTAATTCAGAAGGATAAATACTTTCCCGGCATATGGGATACCAACGTGCTTAGAGGAAGTACCTTCGGCATTCCCTGGTATATCGATACCAGGCTCCTTTTCTACAGGACAGATATTTTAGCCCTGGCGGGCTACAAAAATCCGCCCAAAACCTGGGCCGAGCTCTACGACGTATCCAAAAAGATAAAAGCCCTTGCCGGAGAATCCGGAAGATTTGCCATTTACCTGCCTACAAGCAACGAGTGGGCGCCTTTTATAATTTTCGGCCTCCAGAACGGGAGCGATATACTTAAAGACAACGGGCGCTATGGCGACTTCAGCAATATAAAATTCAGGGAAGCCTTTGAGTACCTGATAAAATTTCACAAAGAGGGGCTTTCTCCTGTGGGCATCTCTCAGGTGACAAACGTATATCAGGCATTCCGCGACGGGTACTTTGCCATGTATATCTCGGGCCCCTGGAATATAAGGGAATTTGAAAAGTGGATGACCGGGCCCTTAAAGGACAAGTGGATGACGGCGGCACTTCCTTCTCCAACGGGAAATAAACCGGGTTTGTCGCTTGCCGGGGGCTCCAGCCTTGTAATCTTTAAGGAAAGCCCTCATAAAAAAGAGGTATGGAAATTCTTTGAATACCTTTCTTCCACACAGGTTCAGCTCCGGTTCTATAAGGAAATAAATGACCTTCCGGCACTTAAAGAAGCCTGGCATGACTCTTCCATTACAGGCAATAAATACATGAAGGCTTTTTTCATTCAGTTTCAGAACGTGGTGGCTACACCCAAAGTCCCCGAGTGGGAAGAAATAGTATTTTCAAAGGTTCAGCAGTATGCCGAACTTGCCGCCCGGAACGTTATGCCTGAAAGTCAGGCACTTAAGGCCCTGGACCATGACGTGGATAATATACTGGAGAAAAGAAGATGGCTCCTGAGCAGGTAA
- a CDS encoding sugar ABC transporter permease produces the protein MAPEQVRSRKYTVDKKKHEAKEKAGSRDLHSKAPFSVKIPAAYLFLAPAMLAIAVFFFIPVAAAFIISFTDFDIYALSSFSNLRFIALKNYLRIFNDPLFYRALKNTFYFVIGAGPLSIAVSLGAAMLLNSPMVRLKGLFRLFYFIPVVTTLVAVAVVWRFIYHPRFGILNYLLGFLSVNPIDWLGDPDWAMPAIILMAVWKNFGYNMIIFIAGLQNIPEYLYEAAVLEGAGWWHRFKSITLPMLAPTTIFVGIITMIGYFQLFAEPYVMTQGGPLNRTLSIVQYMYEEGFRWWNMGYSAALAFVLFFIIFAAALLQLRFQKDVE, from the coding sequence ATGGCTCCTGAGCAGGTAAGAAGCAGAAAATACACTGTTGACAAAAAGAAGCATGAAGCTAAAGAAAAAGCTGGGAGCCGGGATCTCCATTCGAAAGCGCCATTTTCAGTTAAGATCCCCGCGGCTTATCTATTCCTGGCTCCTGCGATGCTGGCAATAGCTGTTTTTTTCTTTATCCCCGTTGCCGCGGCATTCATAATCAGCTTTACGGATTTTGATATCTACGCCTTAAGCAGCTTCTCAAACCTCAGGTTTATTGCCCTGAAGAATTATCTCAGGATTTTTAATGACCCCTTGTTCTACAGGGCGCTTAAGAATACATTTTATTTTGTAATTGGCGCAGGCCCTCTTTCAATTGCGGTCTCCTTAGGTGCCGCAATGCTCTTAAACTCACCCATGGTCAGGCTAAAAGGTCTCTTCCGCCTTTTTTATTTTATACCTGTAGTTACAACGCTTGTTGCCGTTGCAGTGGTCTGGCGATTTATTTACCACCCACGCTTCGGCATTCTTAACTACCTCCTTGGATTTCTGAGCGTAAACCCCATTGACTGGCTTGGTGACCCCGATTGGGCTATGCCTGCAATTATTCTCATGGCAGTCTGGAAAAACTTCGGCTACAATATGATCATTTTTATTGCGGGGCTCCAGAATATTCCGGAATACCTCTATGAGGCTGCAGTGCTTGAAGGCGCGGGCTGGTGGCACAGGTTCAAAAGCATTACTCTTCCTATGCTGGCCCCCACAACAATATTTGTGGGCATCATTACCATGATAGGATATTTCCAGCTTTTTGCCGAGCCGTATGTGATGACGCAGGGTGGACCGCTCAACAGGACTTTAAGCATTGTCCAGTATATGTATGAGGAAGGCTTCAGGTGGTGGAATATGGGATACTCTGCCGCACTGGCCTTTGTCCTTTTCTTTATAATTTTTGCTGCGGCATTACTGCAGCTAAGGTTCCAGAAGGATGTAGAATAG
- a CDS encoding carbohydrate ABC transporter permease: MPAKKTILHLFLVITSLLTVMPFIWMISASLMADGHASVYPPRFIPDTFTTVQYESLFSRLSVAQNLFNSIFVSLLVTGVSLIFNSMAGYAFAKYRFRGKNKLFNLLLSSMIIPSQVTMLPLFLMLKYMGLINTYMAILIPGMANIFGIFLIRQYALSIPDSLIESARIDGAGDFQIYSRIILPLAKPVLVTLTIFTFMGTWNDFLWPLIALTDSSMYTLPVALSSLMREHSKDPELMMAGSVITIIPVLAVFLALQKHYIKGIMSGSIKG, from the coding sequence ATGCCGGCAAAGAAAACAATACTGCACTTATTCCTCGTAATAACGTCACTGCTTACGGTCATGCCTTTTATCTGGATGATTTCCGCCTCACTTATGGCAGACGGCCATGCAAGCGTCTATCCCCCGAGGTTTATTCCGGACACCTTTACAACCGTGCAGTATGAAAGCCTTTTCTCCAGGCTAAGCGTTGCACAGAATCTCTTTAACAGCATTTTTGTAAGCCTCCTGGTCACAGGCGTCTCCCTTATTTTTAATTCCATGGCGGGCTACGCCTTTGCAAAGTACCGCTTCAGAGGGAAAAATAAACTCTTTAACCTGCTTTTAAGCTCAATGATCATTCCATCCCAGGTTACAATGCTGCCGTTATTCCTCATGCTTAAGTACATGGGACTAATAAATACCTACATGGCAATCCTTATTCCCGGCATGGCAAACATTTTCGGTATATTCCTGATCAGGCAGTATGCTCTTTCAATTCCTGACAGCTTAATTGAATCCGCAAGAATTGACGGGGCGGGCGATTTCCAGATTTATTCCAGGATAATACTTCCTCTTGCAAAACCTGTTCTTGTAACCCTTACAATCTTTACATTCATGGGCACGTGGAACGATTTCCTATGGCCCCTTATAGCTCTTACCGACAGCAGTATGTACACACTTCCTGTTGCGCTTTCAAGCCTTATGAGGGAACATTCAAAAGATCCCGAACTCATGATGGCGGGTTCTGTAATTACTATTATTCCTGTCCTTGCCGTATTCCTTGCTCTGCAGAAGCATTATATTAAAGGAATTATGTCAGGAAGCATAAAGGGGTGA
- a CDS encoding glycyl-radical enzyme activating protein, protein MSPKGLTFDIQRFSLHDGPGIRTTIFLKGCPLNCLWCHNPESKSFFPEISFAGELCEGCRKKVNNFLRTSEGEVTPEDLKDFPFCQSCRENILKSPKGSLKIIGRSQSAEEVLKEVLKDLDYYKNSKGGVTISGGEPLAQLKFTLELLKGLKESGIHTAVETCGLAPRESFRKLLPFTDLFLFDYKATGEGLHRELTGAGNKAILDNLDFLYASKARIILRLPLIPGVNDSLEHLKAIACLAEKYPELSGIEIMSYHNIGNDKAWKIGKPSSLGDLKTTPEEVKEGWINTLHSMGCISAVLS, encoded by the coding sequence ATGAGCCCAAAAGGTTTAACGTTTGACATACAAAGGTTTTCACTGCATGACGGGCCGGGAATAAGGACAACCATATTCTTAAAGGGCTGCCCTCTCAACTGCCTGTGGTGCCATAACCCGGAGAGCAAGAGCTTCTTTCCTGAAATCTCATTTGCCGGAGAACTCTGCGAGGGCTGCCGGAAAAAAGTAAATAACTTTTTAAGAACGTCTGAGGGTGAGGTAACACCGGAAGACCTGAAGGATTTTCCTTTCTGCCAGAGCTGCCGGGAAAATATATTAAAAAGCCCCAAGGGGAGCCTCAAAATTATAGGCAGAAGTCAAAGCGCTGAAGAAGTGCTGAAAGAAGTCTTAAAAGACCTGGACTATTACAAAAATTCCAAAGGCGGCGTTACCATTTCAGGCGGAGAGCCTTTAGCGCAGCTTAAGTTTACTCTTGAACTCTTAAAAGGCTTAAAGGAATCTGGCATTCATACAGCAGTTGAAACCTGCGGGCTGGCACCCAGGGAAAGCTTCAGGAAGCTCCTCCCTTTTACGGATCTTTTTCTTTTCGACTATAAGGCAACAGGCGAAGGGCTGCACAGAGAACTGACCGGAGCCGGAAATAAGGCCATTTTAGACAACCTGGACTTTCTTTACGCTAGTAAGGCCAGGATAATCCTGCGCCTGCCTTTAATTCCGGGTGTTAATGATTCCTTAGAGCACCTTAAGGCGATTGCGTGTCTTGCAGAGAAATACCCTGAACTTTCCGGAATTGAAATCATGTCATATCATAATATTGGAAACGACAAGGCGTGGAAAATCGGGAAACCTTCCTCCTTAGGTGACCTCAAGACCACCCCGGAGGAGGTAAAAGAGGGTTGGATTAATACTCTTCACTCAATGGGATGCATTTCAGCAGTCTTAAGCTGA
- a CDS encoding cation transporter, translating to MSKNNESPVAVYGALAANLVIAAAKLVAATVTGSSAMLSEAIHSFVDTGNEVFLLVGIHKSKKPPDELHPFGHGKELYFYSLVVAVLIFGLGGGMSFYEGIKHINSPSEIRDPLWNYVVIAIALVSESISFFIALREFIKEKGKRTFFHALITSKNPTNYTVLLEDAAAIAGLIIAALGIYLGHTLENPYLDAIASLLIGCILTIVAFFLAFESKQLLIGESAEREVVQKIKEITSSDPSVKDTDKILTMHIGPDQVLLNMEIQFNKDVMLRDLPEVISRLEEKITTCYPEIQQIFIEAGSIKKQKA from the coding sequence ATGAGTAAAAATAACGAAAGCCCGGTTGCAGTCTACGGGGCACTGGCGGCAAACCTGGTCATAGCCGCGGCAAAGCTCGTTGCCGCCACCGTAACCGGGAGCTCGGCCATGCTGAGTGAGGCAATCCATTCCTTTGTAGATACAGGAAACGAGGTATTTCTTTTAGTCGGTATTCATAAAAGCAAAAAGCCCCCCGATGAACTCCACCCCTTCGGGCACGGGAAAGAGCTTTATTTCTACAGCCTTGTTGTTGCGGTACTGATCTTCGGGCTTGGAGGAGGCATGTCGTTTTATGAGGGGATAAAGCATATAAACAGTCCTTCTGAAATCAGGGATCCTTTGTGGAATTATGTCGTAATTGCAATAGCCCTGGTTTCAGAAAGCATCTCCTTCTTTATTGCCTTGAGGGAATTCATAAAGGAAAAAGGTAAAAGGACATTCTTCCACGCGCTTATTACGAGCAAGAACCCGACAAATTACACCGTTCTTTTAGAAGATGCCGCGGCAATTGCAGGACTTATAATTGCTGCACTTGGAATTTATCTCGGGCACACTTTAGAAAACCCTTATCTGGATGCTATTGCGTCACTTTTAATCGGGTGTATTCTTACAATTGTAGCCTTCTTCCTTGCCTTTGAAAGCAAGCAGCTTTTGATTGGCGAGAGTGCCGAACGTGAGGTGGTGCAGAAAATTAAAGAGATAACAAGCAGCGATCCGTCGGTTAAGGATACGGATAAAATCCTGACCATGCATATTGGGCCCGACCAGGTACTGCTTAATATGGAAATCCAGTTTAACAAAGATGTTATGCTGAGAGATCTTCCCGAGGTAATAAGCCGCCTGGAGGAGAAGATCACCACGTGCTACCCCGAGATTCAGCAGATATTTATTGAGGCGGGGTCTATAAAAAAGCAGAAAGCGTAA